ATTTATAAATCGGCAGCAAGATCTATTCATAATTTTTCCCCGCAAAGATTATTAATTATCAACAAAGACATTTAGGTACATTAACTATAATGCTGTCAAGATAAATAAAATATTATAATAGAGAATGTACCAAGAGACTGTTATAGTCAAGTATCAGCTATAATATCTATTAAGCCGAATCAATTAAAATCAAATATCACTTACCAGTGTATAGATTACATTTTTGCGTATACAGACCATCCCTGATCTGATAAATAATTTAAAAACTGGCTGCTTATAATTGTCACCCCGAAGTTTGCCCGGAGTACCGTTCAAAACTCTGACCTTACCTGCTGCTAATTTCACGGTGCAATTTAAAATCCACAGGTCAAAATTCAGCAATATTATTAACAATAACAAACGTACCCCACGGGAAAAGATGAAATCATGCCTAATTTCCCAAAATCAGGCTGAATATTATGTAAACTTACTACTGAGTAGCTTAAATATAAATATAATATTAATATAGATCATAAAATAGTCCACTTTAGGATTAGAAGAGGAACAACAAAGCACATAGTGACATTTTTTTGTTAGATAGTGCTATGTTGTTACATCTGTTTGCCGGGAAATTAGTTGATTTAGTTCGAGTGTAATATAGATATTATGATAAAATCTATAAATTTCTTGACGGTTTAGACCTATTAGACCGATTTGGTCAAAGTGGTCGAAGTAGTGAATCGACCCGGGAGAGATGATGAAGGAATATGATCAGAAAAGAGAAGAGATAATTGAGACTGCCGGGCAGTTATTTAATCTGCATGGTTATGAGCATACTTCCATGCGGCAGATAGCGATCGCTATGGGAAGCGGCAAGGCGAGTCTTTATTATTATTTCAAGTCCAAAGAAGAGCTTTTTTTGAGCGTGATCAAGAAAGAAGGGCAAAAATATTTTGCTGAGTTTGAGCAAAAGAGAGGGGAGGATATAGATATAATAGAGCAATTGAGGTTTTTTCTGATGATCCCTTTGAATTTATATGAGTCCCACAAAAGCCTGGCGCTCATGATATTACTGAAAGCAGTGAAGGTACGGATAAAACGGGTACAGAATATAGCTAATGAAATGCTGCAGGGATTTTTTAAGGTGTTTAGAAAATTACTCCAGGAAGGAATAGATACCGGAATAATTAAGGCAGACCTTGATATAGAGAGATATATGATAGTAATGTTAAATATAATCAA
The Candidatus Stygibacter australis DNA segment above includes these coding regions:
- a CDS encoding TetR/AcrR family transcriptional regulator, producing the protein MMKEYDQKREEIIETAGQLFNLHGYEHTSMRQIAIAMGSGKASLYYYFKSKEELFLSVIKKEGQKYFAEFEQKRGEDIDIIEQLRFFLMIPLNLYESHKSLALMILLKAVKVRIKRVQNIANEMLQGFFKVFRKLLQEGIDTGIIKADLDIERYMIVMLNIINSVYHIEVPGIDLLNNKDEKRINYEFLIDTMLEGIKK